The following DNA comes from Herpetosiphon gulosus.
GTATGGCTCATACCAAATGACCAGCCAAACTGCCATCAAAAAAGACGGCAAAATAGTCTTTGTTAATGGCGGACGGGTCGCTGAATTTTTGCGTAACCCTGCTGGCGAACAATATGCCAAAGAATTTGAGGGCTTGAAGCCTGGTAGCGCTGAATTTACCGCCAAGTGGAAGCAAATCGCTGCTCGTGATCCACAAGGCTTTGCTGCTGCCCAACATCAGTATATTGAAAACACTCACTATCAGCCCCAAGTCAACAAGCTCAAGGCTGCTGGCTTTGATGTAAACAACTACTCACCTGCAATGCGCGATGTTGTTTGGTCAACTTCAGTCCAACATGGCCCAGGCGCAAGTGTGATCACCAATGCGCTCCGTGGCAAAGATCTCAGCCAAATGAGCGAATCGCAAATTATTAATGCGATTTACACCGAACGGAGCAAAACCTTAGATAATGGTCGCTTGGCCTATTTCAAGAACACCAGCGATGCTGGAGTTATTCAAGGCTTGAAAAACCGCTTCGTCAACGAACGCAAAGATGCCTTGAACATGTCGGCAAATCACTAAATCTTGGTCTTTTTTAGCAAATGCCCCGCACGATCAAACGATCGGCGGGGCGTTTGCTTGGTTAAGCTCGTTGCTTATGGAATGATATACCAAACATTATCGACTTTTTTCATTTTCGAGGTGCTGCTACCCGATGAACCAAAGCCTTCGGTCGCCATATCGGTTTTTTGTTCTTGACCCATCACCGACATGCTCATTGTGCCACTGGCGATTTTGATTTCAGCATCGTCGCCGCTTTCTGAAACTTTTTCAACTTTGAGGTTTTCGACCTTGACGTTCAATTCAGCGCCAAGCGAACCCAATTGTTGCAATGACGTTAAGATTTCGGCTTTTTGGGCAGCTTGTTGCTCAGGCACGAAATATTTTGAAAGGGTATCGGCCCATTTTTCTTGGGTAGCGGTTTCGCTGAGCTTGGTATCATTGAACGCAGCCACAAAATCGTTGAAGAATTTTTCGGCCCGAACTTCGGGGGCTTCGGCGGCTGAACCACCACAAGCAGCCAAAACACCCATCACCATCAACAACATCAAACCTGATGCCAAACGACGAACCAGTTTCATAATGCGTTTCCTCACAGACCCTATGGGTAGGGTAAAATTTCCACAGTCGCAAGCATAGCAGCACTGTCAAGGGGTTAATAAACTAATTGGATCTACTGATGCATCAAGAGTTGCCACCACTCACCTCGCATAGGCTGACAACCCCAAGCTTGGGTAACCAACCGTTGCGGCGATTTCAGCGCCATAAAATGCTGCAAATTGAGTTGATTGATTAGTTGAGGTCTGGTGTTCTGCGATACGCTCACGAATATAGCTACGTTTATCTGGGTCATAATTAGGCAAAGCTTGGCCTGCAAAGCGTTTAAACCGCCCGTTGGCGCAACCAACGTGGTACATACCCAACCTGCATTCATTCTCCTTAATTTGGTGATGTTTCAAGCCGCATGTTCAAGAAGTTGTTCTCGTTCAGCTTAAATTCCTTAATAATTACTTAATGATTTTCATGCTGTGCTTAATGCAAAAGGAGCAGTGGATGAATTTGTAAGGTTATCGTAACCGAGCTAGTTGTACTTTTTTCAAGTGTGGCATACAATAGAGTAAGATCGCTACGCCATTATCGCGCTCCATGTACCACAGAAAGGATGCAGCGATGCCCCCAATTCAAAAAGCGTTTGTTATGGTTGTCGAAGATAACGCCGACAACATGTGGATTATTACCGAAATGCTGAATGATGACCCGCGTGTGCGTTATTGCAACGTTCGGCCATCAGGTAAGCAACTTTTCGCATTTATGGCTAAAAATGACGTTCCACCAATTAATTTAGTCCTGCTTGATTTAAATTTGCCTGGTGATGACGGATATAGCATTCTCGAAAAGATTCGGGTTCATCCGAAATTAAGCAATGCCATCGTGGTTGCAGTCAGTGCCGATAATACTGCTGAAGATGTTGCTAAAGTACGCGCTTCGGGGTTCGATGGATTTATTGGTAAACCTTTACGCCATGATCGGTTTCCAGAACAATTACAACGGGTAATGGATGGCGAGGCAGTCTGGGAGCCAGATTAGGTAACGATAGGCCGAGGGACGCAAAATGGGTGCGCTCAGTGGGTTGAGTTCACCCATTAATTGTTTAAGCAAACATGTGATAATCACGCGATCCCGCTAGTTGGAAGGCTAACCGCAAAGCATGTTGTAAATCGTTGGTGGTGCGGGTGCAGGCCAAATTCATGCCCAACGAGACCAAAATTTGGGCAACATCAGGCGAAATGCCACATAAGATAATTTGGGTGCCGAGCAAACGCGCCGATTGGGCCAACTGCAACAAACTATTGGCCGCCACATAATCCAGCGCGGCGATCCCCGTAATGTCAATAATACAGACCGTCGCATGATTTTGGCTGATTGTCATAAGCACATTGGCGGTGATTTGACTGGCTCGTTCTTCGTCAACTGTGCCAATCAAGGGCAACAACATCACGGCATCGGCAATCTGCAATAACGGAGCCGAAAGCTCACGAATGGTTTGCAACAGTTGCTCTTGCTCTTGATAAACATCGGTCAAGCGGGTTAGGGTTTGCTCAAGTTGCGCATTGGCTTGGGCTAAATCGCGCTGTTGCTGCTGATCACGCAAGCGTCCAAGTGTAATTGCCAAGGCGCTGCCAATCCGATTAGCAAAAATGTTGAATAACGAAACTTCGACGGTGCTGAAAGTTTGGCCTTTCAAACGCCCAGCGTAGATCCAACCTAGCAATGCACCTTCGTTCCAAATTGGCAAGCCAATTGCTGCTTGCATCGGGTACTGGCCTTGCAAGGGGTCAGCGGGCCATGGCAAGGGTTCGCCAGCCTGCCAAGCATGGCTATAATCGCCTAGTTGCTGTGGTTGTTCAAGCTCGATGCTTGGCAAAACACGCTTGAGCCGCACGCCACGGCAGGCCTTGGCAACCAATTGCAATGGGGCTTCGAGCAGATAACAGACCGCAACTTCGCAGGCAAACAGCCGCGTGACTTTATCCAGCGCAACATCCAAGGTTGCCTCAATCGTTGTGAGCGTTAAAGGCAGCGATGAAATTTCATAGAGAATGGCAAGTTCGATTTCACGATTGAGCATACAAGGTTCATCCGTTCAATGGTCAGGCCTGACCAATAGCGTACACAACAACGGTTTTATTATGAAACAACGCCCCGCCCGTTTCAGCGGCAGCAATTTCACCAAAGCTAAACATCCCGACAACTGGTACATCCAAACCAGCAACTTCGCGAATGCGCTGCACTTCGGTGGCGGCTGCATCGCCCAACATAGCCAAACGCGAGACGCAATCAAAGATAATTAATGCTGCTGGTGGCCCATTCAGTGCAGCCAAAGCCCGTTTGGTGGCCAGTTGCGCGGCGTTGAACAAGGTTTCATGCGAGCCATGCATAATATGCGCGACCACATTTTTGGGCACGCTGGCAATGCATTCGATCGAGCCATCAGGATGGGTGCGCAGCGGGTCGCGAATCAAAAATTCGCCATTAATTTGGGGTAAACCAATTGGATGATCGATCACAAATCGCCCAAAATTTTCCACCGTCAAATCGGGGAAAAGCTCTTGATAGACCGCAAAGGCAGGCCGCCCATCAAGCTCATAAATAATCGTGCCTTCGCTGCGCGTAACCACCAAACCGCGGGCGGCAGGCTCCCAGCCATGTTGCACCCCAATCCCCATTGGAGTTGACGATTGCAGTAGGCCAACTGCGGCACCATCGCTAATTACCTGATCGTTGACAAATTGATAGGTTTGTTTGAATTGGAAGCTATCGCCAGCGCCGCCACCAACCAGCGGGCATAACGGGCCAAAAGCAGCGGTGGCATGCTGCACAAAATCGGTCAAGGTGCCAGCCAAACCATCGACCAAGATCAAGGCAGCTTGTTGACTAGTAGGGTTATCTAAAACAGCCTCTAATTGATCAGCCAACTGATCGGCAACCTTGCCCGGATCGGCTTTGACCCCTGCGACAAGGCTCAAATCCAGCTTGAGATCATCGGAAGCCAGTGCGAGTAGCACCACACCATGGGTAAAAGTGCCGGCATTGCTAATAATGCCGCCAGCACAACAGCCGATTAATGGCGCTTGTTGGCTTGCTGCACGAATGCCTTGAACAACGGCGGCCTGATCATAGGCATCAGTGGTAAAGGCGATCAGACAGGTTGGCGAATGGGGGGCAAGCTGCGTACAGGCTTGCTGGGCGGCGGCGAAACCAGCATCATAGCTGTGCTCAATCTGCGATGCACCGGTAGCTGCGTGTGTCGTCATTGTGGAATACCTCACAACACAAAAGATGCAGTGACTGCATTGTCGCAAGTGCGGATTAGCTAGGCCTAGGATACGATGGCGAATGGAATATAGGCAATAAACCGAAGGATTAACATGTGCTGTCTTAGCGGGTGAAAGTGGTTGAAAACGAGGCTCGGTAGTTGCTGAGCTTGACTACCGAGCCTCGTTGAATGGCGATTAACCCTCAAGCTCGTCGGCTAATTCGCGCACGGCTCGTTTGGCATAGAGCCAGACCGTACCAAGTTTGGGGGCAGCGATGGTTTTATCAAAGACCATGACCAGCAAAAATTGCTTGCCAACATCAAAAATATAGAAATCGTAAATATCACCTTCGTGCATATACAGGCCGCTGCCTGGGTCGTTATGCAGTTGACGGGTATAATCGACCATTGTTGAGAAGCTGGTGGCCAACAAGGGCAAAAATGGCGGCAATGGCAGCGAGGTATGGCCCTCTTCGACCAATGGTACACCCCAACGGTCGGTCAAAATTGTCGATTGCGCCCCAAGCTGTACGCCGAGATCTTTTAGTTTTGCCACCAAAGGAGCCAAGGTTTCAGCAGTGAGCACCAACGAACCACCGCTACGCAACTTCGAGCCAAACGAATCATCAAAATTCGTGGCTGGGGCAGGTGGTGGCGTTTGCTGCACTGGGGGCGGCGTTTGTTGGGCAGGCGTGGTTGGCCGCGCTGGCGCAGGTGCTTGACGGTTTGGTTGTTGGGCCGCAGGCCGTGGGCTAACTGGTGGTGGTGCGGAACGCGAAACTGGAGTTGGGCGGGCGCTAACTGGCGGTGGCGCAGTTCGTGTTCGCTGAGGTGGTGCAGTTGGCCGCGGACTAACTGGCGGCGGTGCTTTGCTCACGCTGGCGGGCGCAGTTGAACGGGCTATCGGCGTTGGCGCTTTGGAAACTGGCGGTGGACCACCCATCCGCGCAGGTGCAGGTGCTTTGGAAACGCTTGGCGGCGGAGCAAAGCGAGCAGGAGCTTCGGGTTGTGGTTCTGGCTCAGGTTCTGGTTCATAGACAGGCTCTGGCTCGACCGGGCGCGGCGGCGGGACGGCTTGCAACGCTTCATCTAAAGCATCAAGCACCAACACCGCAGTTAAATTACGGTCGATGAAGCGAAATACCCCACGTTGTGCCGCTTGTTCAGCAACCTCAGGGTTAGCCGAACGTGCAACCAGAATCACCCGTGTGTCGGGCGCGAAATTTGGCACAAGATCAGCCAAATCCAAGCCACTAAACCCGGGCAAATCGTAATCGGCAACCAAGACATCGGGCGCAATTTGCTGCAACTCCCACAATGCTTCATTGGAAGATTGCAACATAGAAAGCTCAATATCGCCTGTGACAGCCGTACTCAGCGATTGAAGCACCGGATTATCACCAGCTACCACAAAGACCCTATAGCCCATACAAACTCCTACCTGTGAGGCTAAAGCCCCCGCTGTGGCAGTGCAACCGTAAACGTACTGCCGCGACCTTCTTCGCTTTGAACCCAAACATGACCATTATGCAATGCAACTAGCCCTTGCACAAGGGCTAAACCTACCCCAGTACCCCCATACTCTCGGGTGAGTGATTGGGCTACTTGGTAAAAACGCTCGAATATCCGTTGTAGATGGGACTCAGGAATGCCAATGCCTGAATCGCTGACGCTAACAAAGACCCATGGGCCAGGTTGCAGCGTACCTTTGAAATACGCATGTTCATAGGGCACTGCTTGAACAGTCTCACACCATGCCCGTACCGTAATCATCCCCTCAGCCGGGGTGAATTTCATGGCATTCGAAAGCAAACTCATCAGCACCAAGGCAATTTTGGCCCGATCGGCATACAAGGTGCACAAGGCATCGGGTGGGGTGGCTAATGAAAGCGTCTGCGATTTCTTCTGCGCCAGCCCATGCATTTGATCAATCACTTCGTAGAGCAATTCATCGAGCACAATTGGCTCGACCTGCAGCTCGGTTTGGCGGGTATCCAAACGCCGCAGATGGGTCATATCGTCGATGATTTCTTTCATGCGCTGAGCGCTCTCGACCAAACGATCAAGATAGGTGCGAATTGGCGGCTCACTGCGTTCTTGAATCACGATGCCATAGCCTAGTACGACTGCTAGCGGCGTGCGCAACTCATGCGAAGTAATCGAAATAAATTCACTCTTCAGCCGATCAAGTTCTTGTAAACGGCTATTGGCTTCTTGCACGCGGGTGAAGAGTTGGGCATTATTCAGCGCTGCTGCCGCTTGATTCAACAACAGCATCATGCCTTCGATCTGAGCGCTGGGCAAGGCCTCGGTATAATCAAACAAGGCACTGCCGATCATCGCTCCACCAACTCGCAGCGGAAAGGTGATCACGTTGTGGTCAGCTTCGGCTAGCTTGAGCGTAGTTTGAATTGGCTGTTGCTGTTGATAGGTTTCTTGCAAAAGCTGCCAGCCAGCCTCATTTAATTGGGGGTGGCTCGCTTGCCCCATCAACAAACGCGGCGATTCATCGGGTTGCTGCAACAGAAAATAGCCAAATTGACAGCCAATTTCGCTATTGGTGACCCGTACAATCTCGCCACACAATTCGCTTAGCGAAAGCGTGCGATTAAAGGCGCTGCTTAATTCAAGTTGATGCACAATTGCTTCAAGCTTGACCTTTTGTAACACCATTGCCCGTTGATGCAACACTTGGGCTACCGTCAAGCGCATTTCTTCGATTTCGAAAGGCTTGCTCAGATAGCTGGTTACGCCTTGTTGGACGGCTTCGCGCAAGGTTTCCAAGGTTGTTTGGCCTGTCATGATAATCACGGCTAAGCCTGGATTTAATGCCCGCGCCTGCCGCGCCAACTCAAGCCCACTCATCTCAGGCATTTTAATATCGGTCAACAACAAATCAAACACTTGATGGCGTAAATGATCAAGTGCGACTAAACCCGATGTGGTGTCAATAACCTGATAGCCAACATTGCGAAGTGCTTTCGCGCAATAGCGGCAAATCGACGTATCATCATCAACAACAAGGATAGCCGGAGCACGGCTATACTCAGAGGCTTCGTTGGGTTGGCGTTCGGTCATGGCCAACTACACTCCTCGATCAACCTAGATTGGTAGGATCAGGGTGATAGGGGTTCAAGAGCTGCTGCCGGTAGCAGCGTTTGCTTCCCATCACTAAGGGTTATTTCAACGACATGCGAACGAACACCAGAGGGCAAGAGTTGTGGCAATGCCGGAAAACTGCGCACAGTGCCAACTGTGCCACGATGTGGTCCAGCCACAATCCGCGCTGGGCTACCAACTGCCAAGCTGGCTTTCACCACGGCAGATTGTTCGATATTGCGTACCCGTGAGAGTGGAATCACCACCCGAGGGCGGCGTTGAGGGCTACGAAGTTGGGTAACGCCTTCGATCAAGGCTTCTTGTTGATCATACGAAGCTAAAACTTTGAAAAGCGCTTCGTTCATAGGATTCACCCCAAAGCCTTCAGTGATCATCAGGGTCAGGCCTGGATCACGGTTGTAGGGCGGGGCCGGCAAGCGCCATGTATTATAGCCTGTGCGCCAAGCATCAAATCCATCATCGCCAAGGAAATCGCGCAGTTCATGTTCTTCGATCCCGCCGACGATCACACCGCGTACTTGTTCATCAATTGCTCGGCGGAGTGCCGCTGCGGTGATGCTGGCTCCGCCAATCAAGATCGCATAGGCCGAACGGGCATCGATCGAGCTAATATCAACTTGTTCCTTGGGATCAGTCACTAGCAACCGCAGCACCCCAAAACGCTCGCCACCAAGGCCAAAAATGCCCTGAACATACGATGCAGGCGTTTCGATAATGACCGTGCGCGAATCTGGCACTTCCATCACGATCCCACGAACTTGGGCTTTGAGCTCGATTGGCAATGAATTTGGAGTTAATGTCACATAGCCAGTGCTACGATCGATTGTTGTTATTGTACCAGCAACTGGAGCCACCACCGTAGAGCCAGCAATTAACCCCGCCCGCGCCAAAACTTCGCCCTTGGCAACTTTATTGCCCTCTTCTTTTTTCATTTTCGAATAAACTTGGGTTGGCAAAACCCCCAGATCACGGGCAATATTAATAATTTGGGGATCAAGTGGGTATTGTGCCCGCAACACGATATCATCTGGCTCCACCCGACTACCAACCCGCACCAGCACTTCTCCTTCAACTGGTAGTTGGCGTTCGATGCGTGCAACCGTATGCATGACGACCGGGGCAGCACCATCAGGGTAGTAGTGCGTCATTGGTTGGGTCTCCTACAGGCAGTGGCAACAGGCTGCATTATAGCATAGCCCGGCCCTCTCGACATAGTGGCTTTTTGGCGCTTGGCAAGCCTGCAAAATAGTTATCGATAAAGAATATAATCATCAATCACTATAGCTTGATGCGCGTACTACCTTAGTGGAATTCTTCAATCCTATTTTAGGGGGTGCAGGGGATAAAAACCCCTTACATTAACCATCGTTAGGTGGGATATGCCGTCGATTGGCATGCCCTCACCCCCTAACCTAATCTTTCAAGGGTAGGCTTTTAACAATGATTAGGTGGGATATGCCGTCGATTGGCATGCCCTCACCCCCTGACCCCCGCTCCCGCACGCGAGGCGAGGGGGGAACCAGCCCAGCATGACCAGTGGATCTCCCCTCTCCCGCCCAGCGAGGCGCGGGGGAAACCGCCATCATGAAGACTGGAACTCCCCTCTCCGCCGCCGTGGGAGAGGGGTTGGGGGTGAGGGATCGAAGATTACTTAAAAACCTATCTCCGTAAAGACGCAGCTTAGCGATTATTTAGTTCGACGCTACAACGCAGCAATTCAGCCACACTCCAAGCTTGCCATGGGCAGCCACGCGGAGTGATCGGTGCATCGCCATCGAAAATCTCGCTGACCGAGCCAATCCCAGCATCGCGCAGGTGATCGGCGAATGGTTGCAGATAACTCCGCGCTTGCTCAACCCCATAGACTTTGCTGACCGCACTGATATATGGCCCAATTAGCCAGCCCCAAGTAATCCCTTGATGATACGAGGCATCGCGAGTTTTTAAATCGCCGCCATACACGCCAAGATATTGGGGGTCGTGGGGAGCCAATGAGCGTAAACCATATGACGTTAAGAGATGGCGGGCGCAGCTATCAACCACTGCTTTGGCGGTGGCATCATCAAGCGGCGAGTGCGCCACCGAAACTGCCAATAGTTGGTTGGGTCGCAACGCCGAATCAGCGCCATGCGGGCCGTCGATCACATCGTAGAGATAGCCATGCTCAGCCGACCAAAAGCGGCGATAAGCAACCGCTACTCGTTCAGCAGCACAGCGAAAGCGCTCAACATCGTGATCATTACCCAGTAAGGTGGCAAACTCGCCCAAGGTTCGTAGGGCGCTATACCACAAGGCATTAATTTCAACCGCCTTGCCCTCGCGTGGTGTGACTACCCAATCTTCAAACTTGGCATCCATCCAGGTTAATTGGACATTAGGTTCGCCAGCAGTCAAGAGATAATCATCGGCCACTTTGATTGAGTAGCGCGTGCCACGTTCATGCCAATCAATAATTTCGACCAATTTGGGGTATAAATCGGCGACCAATTGAATATCGCCAGTTGCTTGATAAACCGTGCGTAGCGCCTGAAAAAACCAGAGCGTTGCATCGACGGTGTTGTATTCTGGCTCAGCGCCAACATCAGGGAAGCGGTTGGGTAACATCCCTTGGCTCAAAAAGTGGCTCCACGTACGCAAAACATCAGCCGCCAACGTAGCCCGCCCCGTTGCCATCAACAAACCTGGCAAAGCAATCATGGTGTCGCGGCCCCAATCGCTAAACCAAGGATAGCCAGCAATCACGCTCCAGCCTTGCCATGTGCTGCCATCAGGCAATTGTACCGTCCGCCGCACCATAAATTGATCGGCGGCATACACCAGTTGCTTAATAAATTCGGGAGCTTTGTGCAAGAGGCGAGCCTGCTCAAGCAATTGGGCTTGGCGTGCTTGTTCACGGGCCAGCGCTGCCAGACCATCAGTGCTTGGATTGGCCTCGGTCGAAAATATCAAAGTTAGGCTTTGACCTGGCTGCAAGGTTGCCCTAAATCGGCCCGTTTGCAACAATCGTGCGGTATCAGGGTAGCCCCGCTCTAATTCTTCACGATAATAAATATCTTCAACCCATGTTGCTGGCTCGTTTTGCCATGTCGCATGGTCGCTGAGCATGCGCACCTGCGTGCCAGCAGGCGTGGTCATCAATACACCATTAGCCAAGGCGGCAAAACTTGGCTGCCAATTAGCATCCACGGTTGTATCGTGATGATCACGCTCGCTCAATAATGGGCGTAATTCAAGTTTGATCGGGTCGTTGCCACGCTCATGGGTCAGCAGCAGATAGGTGGTATTAGCCCCATCTTCCATCCAAATGCGTTGGCCTAGCACCGCTTCGGCTAAGACATACCGCGCAGTTGGAATCGCGCCATCTAGTTGCCAAGTTTCAAGATTACGATAGCCCGTGCTTAAACGGCCATCGCTAGTTTCAAAGCTGCTCAGTTCATAGGTTTGTGAGCCATATTCAGCGCTAGTTTGCAAACCACCAACCAACAAAGTACGACCAAGCGGTGGCTCTAAGGCAGCAATCAACAAGCCATGATATTTGCGAATTGGGGCATTGGCCAAGAGCGAACCCATAGCATATGCCCCAGCCCCATTGGTTACAATCCATTCGCGGCGTAGCGCAGCAGCGGGATGCCCAAGAATTTCACGTCCAAACATAGTGTTATGTCCTGCTAAAATGGTCGGCTATGTCTGCGATTATAGCAGAGCCGCCGCTTGAATTTGAATTTGCTCAGGTCGATAGCTCAAACGGGCCTGTACACCATAGCTGATCGTTGGAATCCAAGGTAGCAATAATTCCAACAAACTGGGCGATTGAAAATGCTGAATTTTGGTCGCAGGATGGGGATAGTAAATATAGCCAGCATAGGTTTGAGTTTGCCAGAACAATTGACAACTGATAAACGAAAAATCCTCAGGTGGGTGTAATTCAGTCCAATGGACTGCCCGAAAACTATAATCGGCTTGGAGCAAACGCCACTGGGCAGGCTGAATATCGAAATTAATCGTTGCCAAATGCAAGCCAGTTAAATCAAGGCCTAATGTTGCAAAATAGGGCTGTTGCATGGCGATTGTGCCAGCAGGATAGGGTGATACAGCCGATTGCCCTGAAGCCACACCATGGCCACGAATAACTGTTCCATCAACCCAGATTTGGCTCATAAACCCACCGATCGCTAAATGCTGGGCTAAGTTTAAACCAAAACCTAAAAAATCCAAACAGCACCATGAATTCATGGTGCTGTGAAAATCAAACGGCTTGCTAGCACTTATTGAGGCGGGGCAGCGTTCATGTCCATATGGAAGAATTCCCAGATGTGGCCATCGAAGTCCTGAATGGCGCGACTATACATAGCACCCATTTCAATTGGCTCGCTAAAGCTGGTAGCGCCAAGTGATAGTGCTTTATCAAACATGTGGTCAACAGCCTCGCGGCTTTCCATCGTCAACGACACCAGCACTTCAGTCGCACTGCGGGCATCGCTAATTGCCGCAGTT
Coding sequences within:
- a CDS encoding response regulator — its product is MPPIQKAFVMVVEDNADNMWIITEMLNDDPRVRYCNVRPSGKQLFAFMAKNDVPPINLVLLDLNLPGDDGYSILEKIRVHPKLSNAIVVAVSADNTAEDVAKVRASGFDGFIGKPLRHDRFPEQLQRVMDGEAVWEPD
- a CDS encoding STAS domain-containing protein, which encodes MLNREIELAILYEISSLPLTLTTIEATLDVALDKVTRLFACEVAVCYLLEAPLQLVAKACRGVRLKRVLPSIELEQPQQLGDYSHAWQAGEPLPWPADPLQGQYPMQAAIGLPIWNEGALLGWIYAGRLKGQTFSTVEVSLFNIFANRIGSALAITLGRLRDQQQQRDLAQANAQLEQTLTRLTDVYQEQEQLLQTIRELSAPLLQIADAVMLLPLIGTVDEERASQITANVLMTISQNHATVCIIDITGIAALDYVAANSLLQLAQSARLLGTQIILCGISPDVAQILVSLGMNLACTRTTNDLQHALRLAFQLAGSRDYHMFA
- a CDS encoding FIST N-terminal domain-containing protein, translating into MTTHAATGASQIEHSYDAGFAAAQQACTQLAPHSPTCLIAFTTDAYDQAAVVQGIRAASQQAPLIGCCAGGIISNAGTFTHGVVLLALASDDLKLDLSLVAGVKADPGKVADQLADQLEAVLDNPTSQQAALILVDGLAGTLTDFVQHATAAFGPLCPLVGGGAGDSFQFKQTYQFVNDQVISDGAAVGLLQSSTPMGIGVQHGWEPAARGLVVTRSEGTIIYELDGRPAFAVYQELFPDLTVENFGRFVIDHPIGLPQINGEFLIRDPLRTHPDGSIECIASVPKNVVAHIMHGSHETLFNAAQLATKRALAALNGPPAALIIFDCVSRLAMLGDAAATEVQRIREVAGLDVPVVGMFSFGEIAAAETGGALFHNKTVVVYAIGQA
- a CDS encoding response regulator, whose product is MGYRVFVVAGDNPVLQSLSTAVTGDIELSMLQSSNEALWELQQIAPDVLVADYDLPGFSGLDLADLVPNFAPDTRVILVARSANPEVAEQAAQRGVFRFIDRNLTAVLVLDALDEALQAVPPPRPVEPEPVYEPEPEPEPQPEAPARFAPPPSVSKAPAPARMGGPPPVSKAPTPIARSTAPASVSKAPPPVSPRPTAPPQRTRTAPPPVSARPTPVSRSAPPPVSPRPAAQQPNRQAPAPARPTTPAQQTPPPVQQTPPPAPATNFDDSFGSKLRSGGSLVLTAETLAPLVAKLKDLGVQLGAQSTILTDRWGVPLVEEGHTSLPLPPFLPLLATSFSTMVDYTRQLHNDPGSGLYMHEGDIYDFYIFDVGKQFLLVMVFDKTIAAPKLGTVWLYAKRAVRELADELEG
- a CDS encoding ATP-binding protein, translating into MTERQPNEASEYSRAPAILVVDDDTSICRYCAKALRNVGYQVIDTTSGLVALDHLRHQVFDLLLTDIKMPEMSGLELARQARALNPGLAVIIMTGQTTLETLREAVQQGVTSYLSKPFEIEEMRLTVAQVLHQRAMVLQKVKLEAIVHQLELSSAFNRTLSLSELCGEIVRVTNSEIGCQFGYFLLQQPDESPRLLMGQASHPQLNEAGWQLLQETYQQQQPIQTTLKLAEADHNVITFPLRVGGAMIGSALFDYTEALPSAQIEGMMLLLNQAAAALNNAQLFTRVQEANSRLQELDRLKSEFISITSHELRTPLAVVLGYGIVIQERSEPPIRTYLDRLVESAQRMKEIIDDMTHLRRLDTRQTELQVEPIVLDELLYEVIDQMHGLAQKKSQTLSLATPPDALCTLYADRAKIALVLMSLLSNAMKFTPAEGMITVRAWCETVQAVPYEHAYFKGTLQPGPWVFVSVSDSGIGIPESHLQRIFERFYQVAQSLTREYGGTGVGLALVQGLVALHNGHVWVQSEEGRGSTFTVALPQRGL
- a CDS encoding amylo-alpha-1,6-glucosidase translates to MFGREILGHPAAALRREWIVTNGAGAYAMGSLLANAPIRKYHGLLIAALEPPLGRTLLVGGLQTSAEYGSQTYELSSFETSDGRLSTGYRNLETWQLDGAIPTARYVLAEAVLGQRIWMEDGANTTYLLLTHERGNDPIKLELRPLLSERDHHDTTVDANWQPSFAALANGVLMTTPAGTQVRMLSDHATWQNEPATWVEDIYYREELERGYPDTARLLQTGRFRATLQPGQSLTLIFSTEANPSTDGLAALAREQARQAQLLEQARLLHKAPEFIKQLVYAADQFMVRRTVQLPDGSTWQGWSVIAGYPWFSDWGRDTMIALPGLLMATGRATLAADVLRTWSHFLSQGMLPNRFPDVGAEPEYNTVDATLWFFQALRTVYQATGDIQLVADLYPKLVEIIDWHERGTRYSIKVADDYLLTAGEPNVQLTWMDAKFEDWVVTPREGKAVEINALWYSALRTLGEFATLLGNDHDVERFRCAAERVAVAYRRFWSAEHGYLYDVIDGPHGADSALRPNQLLAVSVAHSPLDDATAKAVVDSCARHLLTSYGLRSLAPHDPQYLGVYGGDLKTRDASYHQGITWGWLIGPYISAVSKVYGVEQARSYLQPFADHLRDAGIGSVSEIFDGDAPITPRGCPWQAWSVAELLRCSVELNNR
- a CDS encoding VOC family protein, which translates into the protein MNTQVFINLAVQDLSKSIEFFKALGYQQNLQFSDETAASIVISDTIYVMLLTHPKFKEFIPQTAAISDARSATEVLVSLTMESREAVDHMFDKALSLGATSFSEPIEMGAMYSRAIQDFDGHIWEFFHMDMNAAPPQ